One Staphylococcus simiae genomic region harbors:
- a CDS encoding MutS-related protein, whose amino-acid sequence MNHNHTFVLFLIAIILLTIIVGVTSRLISRKRLFNDLENLWRTISPIETFIRPNARFNSEYQLKKNDYNSHQLIDDKTWSDLNMSDIFHMMNYNFTAIGEMRLYATLRGMYKLNNQTLLSLFKNNKAFRQQVAYRLALIGKTVYPKFPDQITYISSNFLLMLCPLLPVITALIIFVNAQLGLLLLLASCIVNIILSSTLKRSYDDDLKSMFYISNVLQQGYAITKIQDTPNPEVNFSHFKAARRLTGILADVNDQDVGGAFIKLLKMIFMLDYLIFHSIQRSYNKYKAELNHCFSYVAQLDNYYALAMYQRTLDVYCEPQSNTQMTDVQFTDLSHPLIVDAVANSFTLNNNVLLTGSNASGKSTFMKAVAINLILAQTINTTTARSFTYEPGNVYTSMANADDVLSGDSYFMAELKSIKRIVNINSSSKLYCFIDEIFKGTNTTERIAASESVLSYLDHQSNVRVIAATHDIELATMLNKRFINYHFNEIIENNNIHFDYTIKPGKANTRNAIELLKITDFPETIYQRAKDNVSDDDNAN is encoded by the coding sequence ATGAATCATAACCATACTTTTGTTCTATTTTTAATCGCTATTATATTATTAACTATTATTGTAGGAGTTACTAGCCGCTTAATTAGTCGTAAACGTTTATTTAATGACTTGGAAAATTTATGGCGTACCATTTCGCCTATTGAAACATTTATCAGGCCTAATGCAAGATTTAATTCAGAATATCAACTAAAGAAAAATGATTATAACAGTCATCAACTTATTGATGACAAAACTTGGTCAGATTTAAATATGTCTGACATTTTTCATATGATGAATTACAATTTTACTGCTATTGGTGAAATGAGATTATATGCTACTTTACGCGGCATGTATAAACTTAATAATCAAACATTGTTATCATTATTTAAGAACAATAAAGCGTTTAGACAGCAAGTTGCATATCGTTTAGCATTAATAGGTAAAACGGTATATCCAAAATTTCCAGATCAAATTACATATATTAGTAGTAACTTCCTACTAATGTTATGTCCGTTATTACCGGTTATCACCGCATTAATCATCTTTGTTAATGCACAACTTGGTTTATTATTATTGTTAGCTAGTTGTATTGTTAATATCATTCTATCCTCAACCTTAAAACGTTCTTATGACGATGACTTGAAATCAATGTTTTATATTTCTAATGTTCTACAACAGGGTTATGCAATTACTAAAATTCAAGACACACCAAACCCTGAAGTTAACTTCAGTCATTTTAAAGCAGCACGTCGTTTAACTGGTATATTAGCCGACGTTAATGATCAAGACGTTGGTGGTGCATTTATAAAATTATTGAAAATGATATTTATGTTAGATTATCTCATCTTTCACTCTATTCAGCGTAGTTACAATAAATATAAAGCTGAATTAAACCATTGTTTTAGTTATGTAGCACAATTAGATAATTATTATGCTTTAGCAATGTATCAACGTACACTTGATGTATATTGTGAACCGCAAAGTAATACGCAAATGACAGATGTCCAGTTTACTGATCTTAGCCATCCATTAATTGTAGATGCCGTTGCTAATAGTTTTACTTTAAATAACAATGTATTACTTACAGGCTCAAACGCCTCCGGTAAATCAACGTTTATGAAAGCTGTCGCTATTAATTTAATTTTAGCGCAAACAATTAATACAACTACGGCTCGTTCGTTTACATATGAACCTGGAAATGTTTATACTTCAATGGCTAATGCTGATGATGTCTTATCTGGTGACAGTTACTTTATGGCAGAGTTAAAATCTATTAAACGTATCGTAAATATTAATAGTTCATCCAAATTATATTGCTTTATTGATGAAATTTTTAAAGGTACTAATACAACTGAGCGTATAGCCGCTTCAGAATCTGTACTGTCATATCTCGATCACCAATCTAATGTCAGAGTTATCGCTGCTACCCATGATATAGAATTAGCCACTATGTTAAATAAACGTTTTATCAATTATCATTTTAATGAAATTATCGAAAATAATAATATTCATTTTGATTACACTATCAAACCTGGTAAGGCCAACACTAGAAATGCAATTGAATTATTGAAAATAACTGATTTCCCTGAAACGATTTATCAACGTGCTAAAGACAATGTGTCTGATGACGATAATGCTAACTAA
- the tsaD gene encoding tRNA (adenosine(37)-N6)-threonylcarbamoyltransferase complex transferase subunit TsaD, with the protein MTNNNLILAVETSCDETSVSVVKNGNQVLSNTVLSQIDSHKRFGGVVPEVASRHHVEGITATIEQALKDADVTMEDIDAVAVTEGPGLIGALLIGINAAKALAFAYDKPIIPVHHIAGHIYANHIETPLTFPLMALIVSGGHTELVYMKDHLNFEVIGETRDDAVGEAYDKVARTIDLPYPGGPQIDRLAANGEDTYQFPRVWLDKDSFDFSFSGLKSAVINQLHNQRQKNIPIIKENVATSFQNSVVEVLTYKAIKACQEYGVNRLIVAGGVASNKGLRQSLTQQCQEQGIQLTIPSPQLCTDNAAMIGVAGYYLYQHHQVGDLTLNGSNNIDLEECTIE; encoded by the coding sequence ATGACAAATAACAATTTAATATTAGCAGTTGAAACAAGTTGTGATGAAACAAGTGTTAGTGTCGTTAAGAATGGTAATCAAGTTCTATCTAATACAGTATTAAGTCAAATTGATAGTCATAAACGTTTTGGAGGCGTAGTCCCCGAGGTTGCGAGTAGACATCATGTAGAAGGTATTACTGCAACGATTGAACAAGCACTTAAGGATGCTGACGTAACAATGGAAGACATAGATGCTGTCGCTGTGACAGAAGGTCCTGGATTAATTGGCGCATTACTCATTGGTATTAATGCGGCCAAAGCATTAGCTTTTGCATATGATAAACCGATTATTCCAGTTCACCATATTGCTGGACATATATATGCTAATCATATTGAAACGCCTTTAACATTCCCATTAATGGCATTAATTGTTTCAGGTGGGCATACAGAATTAGTTTATATGAAAGATCATTTGAATTTCGAAGTTATAGGTGAAACACGAGATGATGCAGTCGGTGAAGCTTATGATAAAGTCGCTCGTACGATAGATTTACCATATCCTGGGGGACCACAAATTGACCGTTTAGCAGCTAATGGTGAAGATACGTATCAATTCCCGCGTGTATGGCTAGATAAAGATAGTTTTGATTTTAGTTTTAGTGGATTAAAAAGTGCAGTCATCAATCAATTGCATAATCAACGTCAAAAGAATATACCAATTATTAAAGAAAATGTAGCTACTAGTTTTCAAAATAGTGTTGTAGAAGTACTGACATATAAAGCGATTAAAGCTTGCCAAGAATATGGTGTGAATCGCTTGATTGTTGCTGGTGGCGTTGCTAGTAACAAGGGGTTAAGACAATCTTTAACACAACAGTGTCAGGAACAAGGAATACAATTAACGATACCTAGTCCACAATTATGTACAGACAATGCTGCTATGATAGGTGTGGCCGGATATTACTTATATCAACATCATCAAGTAGGCGACCTTACATTAAATGGTAGTAATAATATAGATTTAGAAGAGTGCACAATTGAATAA